Proteins encoded in a region of the Pelmatolapia mariae isolate MD_Pm_ZW linkage group LG16_19, Pm_UMD_F_2, whole genome shotgun sequence genome:
- the LOC134645893 gene encoding GDP-Man:Man(3)GlcNAc(2)-PP-Dol alpha-1,2-mannosyltransferase-like has protein sequence MGHDNHHHHLSLCFCDLMRLLWSLLVPCLYLSLILTLVLLLLLLGVRMWLQGRRKARRAQDDGPAVAFFHPYCNAGGGGERVLWCSLRALMHRYPGVSFVVYTGDQGVTGEQILEGARQRFNITLPRSVTFIFLRHRVLVEASSYPHFTLLGQSAGSMFLGWEALTAFVPDLYVDSMGYAFTLPIFRYLGGCKVASYVHYPTVSTDMLSVVRERNPRFNNADFISRNPILSALKVVYYCCFALLYGLAGSCSDVIMVNSTWTLGHILALWRSPSRTSIVYPPCDIRAFLDVPLEDEDEMEGWEELGREEEDGGRGDRKRHSIVSVGQFRPEKDHQLQIRAFRKLLDRKGDGPGGRESLRLVLIGGCRNQEDEERVLMLRGLCQELGIADHVEFKLNIPFEELKRELVDATIGLHTMWNEHFGIGVVECMAAGTIVLAHKSGGPKLDIVVPYEGRQTGFLADSEDSYAAAMETILLLSPAARLEMRRNARDSVERFSDQEFESCFLAAMEPLMGTLER, from the exons GCTGCTGTGGTCGCTGCTGGTGCCATGCCTCTACCTGAGCCTGATCCTGACCCtcgtcctcctgctgctcctttTGGGGGTCCGCATGTGGCTGCAGGGGCGCCGCAAGGCCCGCCGGGCTCAGGATGATGGCCCGGCGGTGGCTTTCTTCCACCCCTACTGTAACGCGGGAGGAGGCGGGGAGCGGGTCCTCTGGTGCTCCCTGAGGGCCCTCATGCACcg ATATCCCGGCGTCTCCTTTGTGGTTTATACGGGTGACCAGGGAGTGACCGGTGAGCAGATTCTGGAGGGAGCCCGGCAGCGATTCAACATCACACTGCCTCGATCAGTCACCTTTATCTTCCTGCGTCACCGTGTACTCGTGGAGGCCAGCTCTTACCCTCACTTCACCCTGCTGGGTCAGAGCGCAGGCTCAATGTTCCTCG ggtGGGAGGCACTGACGGCCTTCGTTCCTGACCTGTATGTGGACTCGATGGGCTACGCCTTCACCTTGCCGATCTTCCGCTACCTGGGAGGCTGTAAAGTGGCAAGCTACGTTCACTATCCCACTGTCAGCACCGACATGCTGTCTGTGGTCAGAGAAAGGAACCCAAG ATTCAACAATGCTGATTTCATCTCAAGAAACCCCATCCTGAGTGCATTGAAGGTGGTGTACTACTGCTGCTTTGCTCTGCTGTACGGCCTGGCCGGCTCCTGCAGCGACGTCATTATGGTGAACTCCACCTGGACGCTGGGACACATCCTCGCTCTGTGGCGCTCTCCGAGCCGCACCAGCATCGTCTACCCTCCATGTGACATCAGGGCCTTCCTAGATGTCCCGCTGGAGGACGAGGATGAGATGGAGGGCTGGGAGGAGCTtggaagagaagaagaggacGGCGGCAGAGGGGACAGGAAGCGCCACTCCATTGTGTCGGTGGGTCAGTTCAGGCCAGAGAAGGATCACCAGCTCCAGATCAGAGCATTTCGCAAACTGCTAGACAGGAAAGGGGACGGCCCAGGGGGGAGAGAGTCTCTACGGCTGGTGCTGATTGGCGGATGCAGGAACCAGGAGGATGAGGAGAGGGTGTTGATGCTGCGGGGACTCTGTCAGGAGCTGGGCATCGCTGACCATGTTGAATTCAAACTTAATATCCCCTTTGAGGAGCTGAAGAGAGAGCTGGTGGACGCCACCATTGGTCTGCACACAATGTGGAATGAACACTTCGGCATCG GTGTGGTGGAGTGTATGGCCGCAGGCACCATCGTTCTTGCCCACAAGTCTGGAGGTCCAAAGCTGGACATCGTGGTGCCGTACGAAGGCAGGCAGACGGGCTTCCTGGCTGACAGTGAGGACAGCTATGCGGCTGCCATGGAAACCATCCTGTTGTTGTCACCAGCCGCTCGACTGGAAATGCGCCGTAATGCCAGGGACTCTGTAGAACGATTTTCCGACCAGGAGTTTGAGTCTTGTTTCCTGGCTGCCATGGAGCCTCTGATGGGTACTCTAGAGCGATGA
- the LOC134645892 gene encoding serine/threonine-protein kinase Nek5-like isoform X2, with the protein MNDYEVIRQIGQGAFGKAFLVRDKGGGGNTQCVVKEISLRKMSAKEKESSKKEVTLLSKMKHPNIVTFIQSFQERGSLYIVMEYCDGGDLMKKINIQKGVPFTEEQIVDWFVQICLGLKHIHDRKILHRDIKAQNIFLTNGGMKAKLGDFGIARMLNNTMELARTCVGTPYYLSPEICENRPYNNKTDIWSLGCVLYELCTLKHPFEASSLRQLVSKICRGRYSPVPSRYSYDLRLLITQLFKVNPRDRPSVTSVLRRPILEKHISKHLDTQVMQEEFSHTVLHRNKAVGSQPVKTRAGAANTQGKIQKARVAERPGNANKRVPARPDWKVPLKAYTPTHHKPPQRREAQLAANREFPGIQRFNGQQPVSHYQHYHAQLDAFQRRNKEDVLPLPLPPVERPKEQCEDQAAPCSVEPYQLVAAARNEYLQRRQEANHYKLRAEKQLGLRPCTAERNSKPGGQEQEVGKPEHQHMPLDKRQGGQQEYLRQLDLIRQQYHLEMKQMRMRAEAEAKPQHKLETFVLEQSKDIEPSVDNKEPQKAAPALDVEAALRQIREENRDQMRALERKHKDNRGIMFEIRLDNEELREDEEEEKEEEGRKQDDQEVDPLNRTLSFQEGAQLKLKDWLQGRRGWSNRTPQTLLNALGNMDINSVYNTAVEAGQGEEVAGRRQWIDEPPNTLLRALAQAELTSSTLDSVATDLETQQDGTEEEINPDKEEERDGEGEEESDVEMDEERLEPRSDDDDTNFEESEDELREAVADSMRNLFVMEDTSSDEKEQEREPLADRMEEEMDEGAVSSGDPQIQAEVQNSSEEAGSFKVFPSEPESHRQHTTASNEQHQTP; encoded by the exons ATGAACGACTATGAGGTTATCAGACAGATTGGGCAGGGTGCATTTGGAAAAGCCTTCCTGGTCAGAGATAAAGGGGGAGGTGGAAACACACAGTGTGTGGTCAAAGAGATCAGCCTCAGAAAG ATGTCAGCAAAGGAAAAGGAATCGTCCAAGAAAGAGGTGACGTTGCTGTCAAAGATGAAACATCCAAACATTGTCACCTTCATCCAGTCCTTTCAAG AGAGAGGCAGCCTTTATATAGTGATGGAGTACTGTGACGGAGGAGATTTGATGAAGAAAATCAACATACAGAAAGGAGTTCCTTTCACTGAGGAGCAG ATCGTCGACTGGTTTGTTCAGATCTGTCTGGGCCTCAAACACATCCATGACCGGAAGATTCTCCACAGAGACATCAAAGCTCAA AATATCTTCCTAACCAACGGAGGGATGAAAGCGAAGCTGGGGGACTTTGGAATCGCAAGAATGTTGAATAA TACCATGGAGCTGGCCAGGACTTGTGTTGGGACACCGTACTACCTCTCCCCAGAGATCTGTGAGAATCGGCCCTATAACAACAAGAC GGATATCTGGTCTCTGGGGTGTGTCCTGTATGAACTCTGTACCCTAAAACATCCA TTTGAGGCCAGCAGCTTGCGACAGCTTGTCAGTAAAATCTGCAGGGGGCGCTACAGCCCAGTACCCAGCCGCTACTCCTACGACCTACGCCTGCTGATCACCCAGCTCTTTAAG gtcAACCCACGAGACCGTCCCTCAGTCACCTCAGTCCTCCGACGTCCTATTTTGGAGAAACATATCAGCAAACACCTGGATACTCAG GTGATGCAAGAGGAGTTTAGCCACACCGTGTTGCATAGAAACAAAGCTGTGGGGTCTCAACCAGTTAAAACAAGAGCAggagcagcaaacacacaag GTAAGATTCAGAAGGCTAGAGTAGCCGAGAGGCCGGGGAATGCCAACAAGCGAGTGCCTGCTAGACCAGATTGGAAAGTCCCTCTCAAAGCCTACACACCCACCCACCATAAA CCTCCTCAACGTAGAGAAGCACAGCTAGCAGCCAACAGAGAGTTTCCAGGGATCCAAAG gtttaATGGTCAGCAGCCTGTCAGCCATTACCAGCACTACCACGCCCAGTTGGATGCCTTTCAGAGGAGGAACAAAGAGGAtgttcttcctcttcctcttcctcctgtggAAAGACCAAAGGAGCAATGTGAAGACCAAGCTGCTCCTTGCTCTGTGGAACCATATCAGCT TGTGGCTGCCGCTCGAAATGAATACCTGCAGAGAAGACAGGAGGCCAACCACTACAAGCTGAGAGCAGAGAAACAGCTG GGTCTGCGTCCATGTACAGCTGAGCGCAACAGCAAGCCTGGTGGTCAAGAGCAGGAGGTGGGCAAACCTGAACACCAACATATGCCTTTGGACAAGAGACAGGGGGGTCAGCAG GAGTACCTGCGTCAGCTCGATCTCATTAGACAGCAATATCACCTGGAGATGAAACAGATGAGGATGAGAGCTGAAGCAGAG GCCAAGCCACAACACAAACTCGAGACCTTTGTGTTGGAGCAATCCAAGGACATAGAACCATCTGTCGACAACAAAGAGCCCCAGAAAGCAGCACCTGCACTG GATGTTGAAGCAGCTCTGAGGCAGATCAGAGAGGAGAACAGAGACCAGATGAGAGCTTTggagagaaaacacaaagacaac AGGGGAATCATGTTTGAGATCCGATTAGATAATGAGGAGCTAAGGGAAgacgaagaggaggagaaagaagaggaaggaAGAAAACAGGATGACCAG GAAGTGGATCCACTGAATCGAACTCTGTCCTTCCAGGAAGGAGCACAGCTGAAGCTCAAGGATTGGCTACAGGGGAGGAGGGGGTGGAGCAACAGGACTCCTCAGACTTTGCTGAACGCGCTCGGCAACATGGACATCAACTCAGTCTACAACACGGCGGTCGAGGCTGGACAAG GTGAGGAAGTGGCAGGTCGTAGGCAGTGGATTGACGAGCCCCCTAACACCCTGCTGAGAGCTCTGGCTCAGGCTGAGCTCACATCATCAACTCTAGATTCAGTGGCCACAG ATTTAGAGACACAGCAGGATGGAACAGAGGAGGAGATTAACCCGGACAAAGAGGAGGAAAGGGATGGGGAAGGAGAGGAGGAGTCTGATGTGGAGATGGATGAAGAGCGTCTGGAGCCGAGGTCAGATGACGATGACAC GAACTTTGAGGAGTCAGAGGATGAGCTGAGAGAAGCAGTGGCAGACTCCATGAGGAACCTGTTTGTCATGGAGGACACAAGCTCAGACGAAAAGGAGCAGGAACGCGAACCACTAGCTGAtaggatggaggaggagatggatgaaGGTGCAGTGAGCTCTGGAGATCCTCAAATCCAAGCAGAGGTCCAGAATTCAAGTGAAGAAGCGGGATCGTTCAAGGTATTTCCTTCTGAGCCCGAGTCCCACAGACAACATACCACAGCTTCAAACGAGCAGCATCAGACTCCTTAA
- the LOC134645892 gene encoding serine/threonine-protein kinase Nek5-like isoform X1 — protein MNDYEVIRQIGQGAFGKAFLVRDKGGGGNTQCVVKEISLRKMSAKEKESSKKEVTLLSKMKHPNIVTFIQSFQERGSLYIVMEYCDGGDLMKKINIQKGVPFTEEQIVDWFVQICLGLKHIHDRKILHRDIKAQNIFLTNGGMKAKLGDFGIARMLNNTMELARTCVGTPYYLSPEICENRPYNNKTDIWSLGCVLYELCTLKHPFEASSLRQLVSKICRGRYSPVPSRYSYDLRLLITQLFKVNPRDRPSVTSVLRRPILEKHISKHLDTQVMQEEFSHTVLHRNKAVGSQPVKTRAGAANTQGKIQKARVAERPGNANKRVPARPDWKVPLKAYTPTHHKPPQRREAQLAANREFPGIQRFNGQQPVSHYQHYHAQLDAFQRRNKEDVLPLPLPPVERPKEQCEDQAAPCSVEPYQLVAAARNEYLQRRQEANHYKLRAEKQLGLRPCTAERNSKPGGQEQEVGKPEHQHMPLDKRQGGQQLLECVWLQEYLRQLDLIRQQYHLEMKQMRMRAEAEAKPQHKLETFVLEQSKDIEPSVDNKEPQKAAPALDVEAALRQIREENRDQMRALERKHKDNRGIMFEIRLDNEELREDEEEEKEEEGRKQDDQEVDPLNRTLSFQEGAQLKLKDWLQGRRGWSNRTPQTLLNALGNMDINSVYNTAVEAGQGEEVAGRRQWIDEPPNTLLRALAQAELTSSTLDSVATDLETQQDGTEEEINPDKEEERDGEGEEESDVEMDEERLEPRSDDDDTNFEESEDELREAVADSMRNLFVMEDTSSDEKEQEREPLADRMEEEMDEGAVSSGDPQIQAEVQNSSEEAGSFKVFPSEPESHRQHTTASNEQHQTP, from the exons ATGAACGACTATGAGGTTATCAGACAGATTGGGCAGGGTGCATTTGGAAAAGCCTTCCTGGTCAGAGATAAAGGGGGAGGTGGAAACACACAGTGTGTGGTCAAAGAGATCAGCCTCAGAAAG ATGTCAGCAAAGGAAAAGGAATCGTCCAAGAAAGAGGTGACGTTGCTGTCAAAGATGAAACATCCAAACATTGTCACCTTCATCCAGTCCTTTCAAG AGAGAGGCAGCCTTTATATAGTGATGGAGTACTGTGACGGAGGAGATTTGATGAAGAAAATCAACATACAGAAAGGAGTTCCTTTCACTGAGGAGCAG ATCGTCGACTGGTTTGTTCAGATCTGTCTGGGCCTCAAACACATCCATGACCGGAAGATTCTCCACAGAGACATCAAAGCTCAA AATATCTTCCTAACCAACGGAGGGATGAAAGCGAAGCTGGGGGACTTTGGAATCGCAAGAATGTTGAATAA TACCATGGAGCTGGCCAGGACTTGTGTTGGGACACCGTACTACCTCTCCCCAGAGATCTGTGAGAATCGGCCCTATAACAACAAGAC GGATATCTGGTCTCTGGGGTGTGTCCTGTATGAACTCTGTACCCTAAAACATCCA TTTGAGGCCAGCAGCTTGCGACAGCTTGTCAGTAAAATCTGCAGGGGGCGCTACAGCCCAGTACCCAGCCGCTACTCCTACGACCTACGCCTGCTGATCACCCAGCTCTTTAAG gtcAACCCACGAGACCGTCCCTCAGTCACCTCAGTCCTCCGACGTCCTATTTTGGAGAAACATATCAGCAAACACCTGGATACTCAG GTGATGCAAGAGGAGTTTAGCCACACCGTGTTGCATAGAAACAAAGCTGTGGGGTCTCAACCAGTTAAAACAAGAGCAggagcagcaaacacacaag GTAAGATTCAGAAGGCTAGAGTAGCCGAGAGGCCGGGGAATGCCAACAAGCGAGTGCCTGCTAGACCAGATTGGAAAGTCCCTCTCAAAGCCTACACACCCACCCACCATAAA CCTCCTCAACGTAGAGAAGCACAGCTAGCAGCCAACAGAGAGTTTCCAGGGATCCAAAG gtttaATGGTCAGCAGCCTGTCAGCCATTACCAGCACTACCACGCCCAGTTGGATGCCTTTCAGAGGAGGAACAAAGAGGAtgttcttcctcttcctcttcctcctgtggAAAGACCAAAGGAGCAATGTGAAGACCAAGCTGCTCCTTGCTCTGTGGAACCATATCAGCT TGTGGCTGCCGCTCGAAATGAATACCTGCAGAGAAGACAGGAGGCCAACCACTACAAGCTGAGAGCAGAGAAACAGCTG GGTCTGCGTCCATGTACAGCTGAGCGCAACAGCAAGCCTGGTGGTCAAGAGCAGGAGGTGGGCAAACCTGAACACCAACATATGCCTTTGGACAAGAGACAGGGGGGTCAGCAG CTTTTAGAGTGTGTGTGGTTGCAGGAGTACCTGCGTCAGCTCGATCTCATTAGACAGCAATATCACCTGGAGATGAAACAGATGAGGATGAGAGCTGAAGCAGAG GCCAAGCCACAACACAAACTCGAGACCTTTGTGTTGGAGCAATCCAAGGACATAGAACCATCTGTCGACAACAAAGAGCCCCAGAAAGCAGCACCTGCACTG GATGTTGAAGCAGCTCTGAGGCAGATCAGAGAGGAGAACAGAGACCAGATGAGAGCTTTggagagaaaacacaaagacaac AGGGGAATCATGTTTGAGATCCGATTAGATAATGAGGAGCTAAGGGAAgacgaagaggaggagaaagaagaggaaggaAGAAAACAGGATGACCAG GAAGTGGATCCACTGAATCGAACTCTGTCCTTCCAGGAAGGAGCACAGCTGAAGCTCAAGGATTGGCTACAGGGGAGGAGGGGGTGGAGCAACAGGACTCCTCAGACTTTGCTGAACGCGCTCGGCAACATGGACATCAACTCAGTCTACAACACGGCGGTCGAGGCTGGACAAG GTGAGGAAGTGGCAGGTCGTAGGCAGTGGATTGACGAGCCCCCTAACACCCTGCTGAGAGCTCTGGCTCAGGCTGAGCTCACATCATCAACTCTAGATTCAGTGGCCACAG ATTTAGAGACACAGCAGGATGGAACAGAGGAGGAGATTAACCCGGACAAAGAGGAGGAAAGGGATGGGGAAGGAGAGGAGGAGTCTGATGTGGAGATGGATGAAGAGCGTCTGGAGCCGAGGTCAGATGACGATGACAC GAACTTTGAGGAGTCAGAGGATGAGCTGAGAGAAGCAGTGGCAGACTCCATGAGGAACCTGTTTGTCATGGAGGACACAAGCTCAGACGAAAAGGAGCAGGAACGCGAACCACTAGCTGAtaggatggaggaggagatggatgaaGGTGCAGTGAGCTCTGGAGATCCTCAAATCCAAGCAGAGGTCCAGAATTCAAGTGAAGAAGCGGGATCGTTCAAGGTATTTCCTTCTGAGCCCGAGTCCCACAGACAACATACCACAGCTTCAAACGAGCAGCATCAGACTCCTTAA